The genomic region GATACGCCTGAGATCGGTAATTCCCAgggccccccaaaaaaagaagcCTGAGGGACACTGGGTACAATGTCTCCAAATGTGTCTTCTTTAAACAAAAACACTCTTGTTAAGAGTTGTGGCAAAGCAAGTTTTTGTAGAATGAGTCAGAATCTAAATTGAAGGAGTGAGACATGGCTCCCTAAAATTACCTAAGCTCCCTAAAGATGCCTGAATCCCCAAGACTGGAGCTTTAGAAAGACCCCCTCTGACTGCGGAGTGGAGGCGGGTGCCTGTGGGTTATTATTATTTACAACGCATGCTTATTGGACATTTACACGTGCCCTGCCCTTAAGgacataattttattaaatcccAACCACAAACTCACGAAGCAGAAACTGATGATCTCCATGTTACCAAGGAGGAACctgggcacagagaggttaagtgtccCAGGTCACACAGATGTAAGTGGTTGAGCTGGACTCTGGCCCAGGTTTGTCTGACTTCAGGGTCTGCGCTTCTAACCCTTCTCTCCAGTGGAAAATTCCACTCCGTGTTGGGTAGGGAGGGTGTTGGAAACTACACTGCAAGTTCCTTTTAGCTCTAGGATATTGGGGAACTGAGGTTGTCTTTCTCATAAATAGGCTTTTCTTGTATGGGGTTTGCTTTAAAGGAAAATCCCGTGAACTATCAGCAGTGTTTGCAAGCTTGGGAGATGTTTGTGACACGTGTGGGACTTGTTGGCAAGCGTGATTATATTTACACCTGAGTTTGAGACCCAGACAGGGTTATTTGGGTGTAAGCCTATTTATAAGACTGCTTCACGGGGTTTATAGAATAATCTGTATTTGTGAGGCTTATTTATTCCGATAGCCGGAGCCCCCACTCTGTGCTCAGCCCTTTGTTGTGTAGGGCTGGAGACACAGCGGTGGCTagagccccagccccaccctcccgAGGCTCACAGTCCAGTGGAGGAGACTGAACTGTCCCCAGGCAGTGATGGCCCagagtgggcagggctggggtagGAGAGACCCCAGAGGGGCAGCTGACCCAGCCTGGGGGtcagggaggacttcctggaggcgGAGATGTCTGAACTGAGATCTGGAGGTTGTGGCTAGAAATGATGTCATTAGAAGGCAGTGCTTGCCAGTCTTAGGCCATGGTGAGGAGCTGGGCTTTCTCCCAAGGGTACTAGGGAGCCATGGCAGGTTCAGAGCAGAGGTATAGGGTCAGATCTGAGCTTTAGAAAGAGGTGCTGGTGAGAAGGAGGGGAGCTTACTATAAGGTGTCAGCAGGCTTGTAGAACCATCAGGTGTGTCAGAGTGATTGTGGTCATGACCCTCTGTCTGCAGAGGGCGGGGGAAGCCTGTGTGTGTCCGCCTCCGGACCCCATAACCTTCCTTCCGCCCCAGAGGCCAGCCCCACCGAGGTATCCCGGTCCTCCCGGGTCCAGGAGCGCTCCTTCTTCATCCGCATGAAATCCACCCTCACCAAGAGAGGGCTGCATGTCAAGGCCTCGGGATACAAGGTGGGTGTGAGCTCTCCGAGCCCAGCGTCTGTCTCCCGtgtcccctccccaaccctgtgTTCCTGCCAGCTATTTCCCGGGGGCCCCAGGGGCTGGGGACGACGGTCAGAGCCAGGCTCTGAGGCCAGGTTGTGGTCCCCGCGGCCAAGGGCCCCGCCTTGCCCCCGCCTCCGACACAGGTCATCCACGTGACCGGCCGCCTTCGGGCCCGTGCCCTGGGCCTCGTGGCCCTCGGCCACACGTTGCCGCCAGCTCCACTGGCTGAGCTGCCGCTGCACGGACACATGATTGTCTTCCGCCTCAGCCTGGGTCTCACCATCCTTGCTTGTGAGAGCAGGTACCGGGGTTGGGGTCAGAGGTGGGCCGATGGGGGCGCACgggagagggaggtgggcggGGAGTCAAAGAGGCCAGGGGTCAGGAGGCTGCGGCCCTGGGGAGACGCGGGAGGCGAGAAAGCGGCGGAGGACCGCCTAGAAGAGGAGTGAAGGCGGGACCTgcggggatggggtggggccTATGGGATGGGGCGGGGCCTAcggggatggaggtggggcctACGGGGACGACGCGAGGCCTTGGGGCGGGGCTTCTGGGATGGAGGCGGGGCCGTGTCCTGTTCCCAGGCCAGGTCCTCCGTTCACGGAACCCTCCTGCAGAGCTCAGCTGTTCTTGatcctctttctttctgcctcacTGGTCTCTCATCTCTTATCCACTTTGTTTCCCGCACAAgacaggtgggggggggggggattatCAATAAATAGCGAAATCGTTTCCACAATTCAGGGGTCTCCGGAGTGCCCGGGGCCACCCCACACCCACGAATGCCATCTGCTCAAATGCCCATAGCCGCCCTAGAAGGGGACactagtattttaaatattttcccgccccattttaagggagaaaaactgaagcccagagtaCTCCAGAGCCAGGGTTTGGGCGTTGAGTGACTCCGGAACCAaccctgcccccttctccctaTCCCATGGTCGCGGaccccttctccccacctctctgttggtccctgccctcagggtcAGTGACCACATGGACCTGGGGCCCTCGGAGCTAGTGGGCCGCAGCTGCTACCAGTTTGTCCATGGACAGGATGCAACCAGGATCCGCCAAAGCCACCTGGACCGTGAGAACCCCTCACCCTAGACCTGAGCACCCCACCACCCTGCTCCTGGAAGTCCTTCTTTGAGGCTGACCATGGTCTCTCCTGCTGCCAGCTCATCACAGGACGAGCAGCAAGGGAGTCGTCCCTGAGCAAAGTCTCAGGAATTGGGCGGGGGGTGGGATTTATGGGGACTGGGGTCTCTCTGACCCAGCCTTCAAACTCCAGGGGCCTCGATGCCAGATTCCCTCTCAGTCTTTCTGACTTGGgttctttctgtctccctctccgtgctctgcctttctcttttccccacCATCTCACCCTTCCTGTTTCCCTATCACCCGCCCCCTCTCTGCCCCTGTCTCCCTGTCCAcctgtctctctctgtccttcccaccccaccccatcccttccGGTCTCTCCTGGTCCCTGGGCTGGGCCCAGTGCTGGACAAGGGCCAGGTGATGACCGGTTACTACCGTTGGCTGCAGCGTGCCGGGGGCTTCGTGTGGCTGCAGTCCGTGGCCACCGTGGCTGTGAGTGGGAAGAGCCCTGGAGAGCGCCATGTGCTCTGGGTCAGCTATGTGCTCAGGTGAGGGTTGCCCGCCCCCTCTCCCCATGAGGAGCTCAGAACTCCTTCCAGAAGATTCTGCCAGCTCTTCCCACCTTTGGGTGGGAGCTCTCAGGGAGGGTTGCTAGACAAGTCTAGGGGGGTGAGGTGGTAAAAACATGAAGGGGAATGGAGTCCAGTGAGAGTAAAGGCCTGGAGGAGAAGAGACCTTCCTTGCAGGAGGCAGAGAAGAAGTGATGGTCTCTTCTAGGGAGAAACACAGATGCCAAGTGGCCTCAGGGCTAGGTGGATTCTGGGGCACTGGGGGGCCATGGCAGGCAATATCCAGGAGAGGGCCAGAACAACTGATGGAAAGAAACTAGAGGTGGGGAGGACATTCCGGGCCGAGCACAGACAAAGCTCAGAGTCCTGGCTGACCCAGCTGAGGAACCAAAGGGAGCGAGCGCTTTGGGCTGGAGTAGAGTCCCCAGAAACGAAGCTGAGGATGGTGGTGGGGCACTGGGGAGCTGTGAGAGGGTTTAGAGCTGGAGGCAGTCACAGTCAAATCGGCTTTGTGAAAGGACCCTCTGGCTGCCATAAAGATGGAGGTCTGTCTGTGGGACAAGACGGGCTGGGAGCCTAGGGACAGGGAGATGCCATGCAGCACGGGTGAAGGGGGTGGCAGCCACCAGGCCATCTCTGGCTTTGCGGGGCCTGGGCCTGGGTCTCTGGGAGGAGCAGCAGGTTTGGAAGGAGGATGCTGAGGTCAGATGAGCATGCGGTGCCCAAGGGGATACTTAGGGTGACATCCTGCAGAGGTTTGGCCTCAGGAGACAGGGCCAAGCTGGTCTAGACACGAACTTGGAGTCTGGGATCCAATGATGAGGCCTAAGTGCCTAGGGTGGGGGGGGGTTGTCCCCAGTCACTGCAGTGGGGGGAGGTGCCTGCTGTCAGAGGGGGAGAGGAAGTCTACTCAAAAGACTGGTGGGCAGGAGGAAGGCTCCCTTCCCCAGAGGCTGGGTGGCCTGGGCCCCTAGCTCCCAATTTCATGTCTTGTCCCAGCCAAGCTGAGGGGGAGCAGACACCTCTGGATGCCTTCCAGCTTCCAGCCAGTGTGGCCCGTGAGGACGTGTCCAGCCCGGAGCCAGAGCCCACAGGTGagacccacctcccagcccagcccctgggaGGCCCTAAACAGCCTCTGGGACCTGTGCTGTCCAGTGTGGAGGCTATTTACAATAAAAGTACAGTTCAAactcaggagttccctggagatCCAGGAGTTAGGACTCTCAGCTCTCACTGCCATGAGCCTGGGTTTAATACTCGCTTGGTGAACCCCACAGGCCATACGGTGTGGCACAGAATAATCATAAATAGTTTCAGTTCCATTTCCTTAGTCGTACTCCCCACATTTGAAGAGCTCAGTAGCCATAGGCGGCCAGTGCAGATATGGAACACGTTCATCCTCACAGGAAGTCCCGTTGGATGGCCTGGGTCTAGACCGGAGCCTCTGACCTCTGGGGCCTGGTCACACTCTGTGGTGGGGGCCAGCCTGCCACACTGTACGGTATTTGGCTGCATCCCTGACATCCACCCCCTCGGATCCAGGCGCATCCTCCTCCCCAGTTGTGACGACCAAAAATGCCTCCAGACTTGGCCAACTGTCCCTGAAGGGACAAAACCGCCCCAGCAGAGGACCATGGAGCATggccccattctacagatgggaaGGCTGAGGGCTGGGGATGAGTAGGACAGCACCCTTCCAAATCTTCCTCTTGCAGAGCCAGAGCCTCCAGTGGAAGGAAAGCAGGCCGCCCCCCCGGAGGAGGACGAGGCCCCCCAGCCCCGGGGCAAACCCATCAAAGTGGAGCCCGCCCCCGGGGAGAAAGAAGACCCAGAAGACAGTGAGGATGAGGAGCCGTCGGGCCATCTGGCCCCAACGAGGCCCGAGTTCACGTCCGTTATCCGGGCAGGGGCCCTGAAGCAGGACTTGGTGGGGCCGTGGGGCCTGGCGCCTCCTGGGGACCCCCCGCCTTCCCTCATGCACACCggcttcctgcccccagtcctgcGGGGCCTGTGCACACCAGGCACCATCCGCTACGGCCCTGCCGAGCTGGGCCTGGCGTACCCACACCTGCAGAGGCTGGGCCCGGGCCCCGCCCTCCCAGAGGCCTTCTACCCcgccctgggcctgccctacCCGGGGGCCCTGGGCACCAGGGTGCAGCGGAAGGGGGACTGAGGACTCGGACAGCCCTCCACGTGGCCGGACAGGGAGGACGGGTGGGGACCCCAAGGGGACAGGGGGCTGGGCTCTCGGCCCCCGTGAATTAAACACCTGCTCCCGCTCTGTGGCCACGGAgctcctcttctctccttcctctttaaTTATCTCCACGTGTCCcccttgcccctcccctcccctcccccttggctcAGCATCCCCACCAAAGAAACCACCACTCGGAATCTGGAATGCGGGAAGGGTCAGGTTTTAATCTCCCGGTCCTCCGGGCCAGGCTGGCCAGCGCCCGGCCGTTTCCCCATGGCTCACTCAGGTGGAGGCCGGCCTGCCTCATCAGGCCCTTCGGCCGTGGCGGTTCCGTCATCCTCGGGTACCAGTTCTACATCCAGCTCCAGCTGGCCCATGTAGAGGCCGACAGCACAAGCCCAGAGCAGGCCGGCGGCCAGCACGGCCCCCACGCCCGCAGCCGCGCCCCCCACCGAGAGCTGCATGGGCCCCCGCAGCGCCGCCAGGCCCACCACATAGGAGGCGCCGCCCCATACCACGCATAGGCCGCCCAGCAGGAAGAAGCCTGTGGGACAGAGAGGGGGACCGGGGTCAGAGAGCCCGATCCTGGGGACCCAGGCGGGTTGGGGCCCCGAGGTGGCATTAGAAAGGGGATGGGGCGCACTCAAGGGCAGGGTGAGGGATAGTACAGAGCCAAGGTTGGGGACATGAGAGAGAATCAGAAGGGGTGGCTAGGGCTTGGAGCGGGGAGGCCTGTCTGAGAGCAAAGATAAGATGGGAGTGGGGGCAGCATGAGGGGCTGAGACAGGGATCCACATCTTTGCTGAGAAGTCAGATTGGAAAGGGCACGGACCCACAGCCCTGCCCTGAGCCACCCCATCTGGTGGGTCCGGTGCCCATGAGGTAGGGATgaggtggggagaaggaggaCACTCACAAATGAAGGACGCACTTCTAGTGGGGGAAGCAGGAGGGGTTCATTTACTATGGGGGGGTGACTGGGTGGGGCAGGACAGAGTCTAACTTGCGGGGTGCAGGGGGTCTACACTCACCGTAGGCAGCCTCCCGGCCCATGTCGCTCTGCATGAAGGAGATGACCCCGATGCCCGATGCCAGGAGGCCATTGCGGAACCACGAGAGGAAGGCTGGGGGTGGCGGCAGGGCAGAAAAGTCCGCGTCAGCCCAAACCCTGCCCTCAACCCCCCAGTCTGGATAGTCCAACCGAGGGGTGCCTCTTCATCCGACCACCCTGTGTGGCCCTAAATCCCCACCTTGTCTGGACGGCCCACCTACCAAAGTCTATCTGCCCCAAACCCTCTCACGTCTCCATCTCTGAGTCCCTCCCACCCCAAACTTTGCAACACCAAAGATGCAAGACATGAGTTGAGGAGGATCTAGGATCAAAATTGCAGAACCTGAATCTGAGGACCTGATTCTggaaaacattgagggcaggaagagaagggggtaacagaggatgagatggttggatggtatcaccgactcaacggacatgagtttgagcaagcttggcgagatgatgaaggacagggaagcctggcccgctggcagtcccatggggtcgcaaagagtcagatatgactgagggactgaacaacaaatcaggACAGGAAGATCCCAAGAGGTCTTGTGGGTCAACGTCGTTGCCACACGTGATACCCCCATGGGCTCGCCCCGCCCCACTTCTTTCTCA from Bubalus bubalis isolate 160015118507 breed Murrah chromosome 18, NDDB_SH_1, whole genome shotgun sequence harbors:
- the NPAS1 gene encoding neuronal PAS domain-containing protein 1, producing MAAPYPSGGGGGRGGSVPWDFLPGFVVKAPPGPCLQAQRKEKSRNAARSRRGKENLEFFELAKLLPLPGAISSQLDKASIVRLSVTYLRLRRFAALGAPPWGLRSSGPPAGLAPGRRGPVALVSEVFEQHLGGHILQSLDGFVFALNQEGKFLYISETVSIYLGLSQVELTGSSVFDYIHPGDHSEVLEQLGLRAPTPGPPTPPSVPSSSSSSSSSSSLTDTPEIEASPTEVSRSSRVQERSFFIRMKSTLTKRGLHVKASGYKVIHVTGRLRARALGLVALGHTLPPAPLAELPLHGHMIVFRLSLGLTILACESRVSDHMDLGPSELVGRSCYQFVHGQDATRIRQSHLDLLDKGQVMTGYYRWLQRAGGFVWLQSVATVAVSGKSPGERHVLWVSYVLSQAEGEQTPLDAFQLPASVAREDVSSPEPEPTEPEPPVEGKQAAPPEEDEAPQPRGKPIKVEPAPGEKEDPEDSEDEEPSGHLAPTRPEFTSVIRAGALKQDLVGPWGLAPPGDPPPSLMHTGFLPPVLRGLCTPGTIRYGPAELGLAYPHLQRLGPGPALPEAFYPALGLPYPGALGTRVQRKGD
- the TMEM160 gene encoding transmembrane protein 160; protein product: MGGGWWWARAARLARLRFRGALLPPPRPRSGGARGSFAPGHGPRAGASPPPVSELDRADAWLLRKAHETAFLSWFRNGLLASGIGVISFMQSDMGREAAYGFFLLGGLCVVWGGASYVVGLAALRGPMQLSVGGAAAGVGAVLAAGLLWACAVGLYMGQLELDVELVPEDDGTATAEGPDEAGRPPPE